In one Ornithinimicrobium pratense genomic region, the following are encoded:
- a CDS encoding ABC transporter ATP-binding protein yields the protein MIQIENLTKRYGSFTAVNDISFTARSGRVTGFLGPNGAGKSTAMRMMVGLTTPTSGTARVLGRDYRSLPTPTRHVGVMLDATAQHPGRSGRETLALASAMAGMPRGSVEAALERVGLTPREADRRVGNYSLGMRQRLGLAGALVGDPQVLILDEPANGLDPAGIRWMRGLLRDYAADGGTVLLSSHLLHEVEQIAQDLVMIGRGRIVAQGTKEELLRGGGTIVGSPDRVRLTEALQRAEHQVTARPQGDLVTSATAEEVARLALAEQVLVTELRSASDGGLEDIFLQLTADDAREGVTEGAAA from the coding sequence ATGATCCAGATCGAGAACCTCACCAAGCGCTACGGCTCGTTTACCGCCGTGAACGACATCAGCTTCACCGCCCGCTCCGGCCGGGTCACGGGCTTCCTCGGGCCCAACGGCGCGGGCAAGTCCACCGCGATGCGGATGATGGTCGGCCTGACCACCCCCACCTCCGGCACCGCCCGGGTCTTGGGCCGCGACTACCGCTCGCTACCCACCCCCACCCGCCACGTCGGTGTCATGCTCGACGCGACCGCCCAGCACCCTGGCCGCTCCGGCCGCGAGACGCTCGCGCTGGCATCCGCGATGGCGGGGATGCCGCGCGGCAGCGTGGAAGCCGCGCTGGAGCGGGTCGGTCTCACGCCCCGCGAGGCGGACCGCCGGGTGGGCAACTACTCCCTGGGTATGCGGCAGCGCCTCGGCCTGGCCGGCGCCCTCGTCGGTGACCCGCAGGTGCTCATCCTCGACGAGCCGGCCAATGGCCTGGACCCGGCCGGCATCCGCTGGATGCGTGGGCTGCTGCGCGACTACGCCGCCGACGGCGGCACGGTCCTGCTCAGCTCACACCTGCTGCACGAGGTCGAGCAGATCGCCCAGGACCTGGTGATGATCGGCCGGGGCCGGATCGTCGCCCAGGGCACGAAGGAGGAGCTGTTGCGCGGGGGCGGCACCATCGTCGGCTCGCCCGACCGCGTCCGCCTCACGGAGGCGCTGCAGCGCGCCGAGCACCAGGTCACCGCCCGTCCGCAGGGCGACCTGGTCACCTCGGCGACCGCGGAGGAGGTCGCCCGGCTTGCGCTGGCCGAGCAGGTGCTGGTCACCGAGCTGCGCAGCGCCTCCGATGGCGGGCTGGAGGACATCTTCCTGCAGCTGACCGCCGACGACGCGCGCGAGGGCGTCACCGAGGGGGCGGCGGCGTGA
- a CDS encoding sensor histidine kinase: protein MPPASASSPLPGAPDATPAPASFERLPLWKNAWRLFVAWLLGMGVYLVYIAPLVLPAETDELDVAVGPALALLLLDLVLGHVILGVAAYRRRAPVAIALITGALSGFSAFGAPAAFLAAASLATQRRPLPTIWIGVVHVLAGIAHEETIAPWTVPPQLRTSLTGQGWLLDSLVYVAFIVLIYGVAVLIGWNAGSRRELLDSWRRQAETAGSEQAARVAQAQLAERARIAREMHDVLAHRLSLVAVHAGVLAHRPDLSQQERTEAAEVVRAGAHQALEELREVLGVLRDDAREPEQARPVEAPQPGLSGIPALVAEVTSSGQEVRLRADEDLWPRSVSLPASTGRHAYRVVQEALTNARRHAPGRTVTVRIDGRVGDGLTIEVSNPTPPTAEGTLPSGGRGLTGMAERVELAGGRFSAGVEISDFVVRAWLPWSGSGKRTG, encoded by the coding sequence ATGCCGCCCGCGTCCGCCAGCTCCCCCCTGCCGGGGGCTCCTGACGCGACGCCGGCCCCTGCCTCCTTCGAACGGCTCCCGCTGTGGAAGAACGCCTGGCGGCTGTTCGTGGCCTGGCTGCTGGGGATGGGGGTCTACCTCGTCTACATCGCCCCGCTGGTGCTTCCCGCCGAGACCGATGAGCTCGACGTCGCCGTAGGCCCGGCTCTCGCCCTGCTGCTGCTTGACCTCGTGCTCGGCCATGTCATCTTGGGGGTGGCGGCCTACCGGCGCAGGGCACCCGTGGCGATCGCCCTGATCACCGGGGCACTCTCGGGCTTCTCGGCCTTTGGGGCCCCGGCCGCCTTCCTGGCCGCCGCTTCGCTAGCCACCCAGCGACGCCCGCTGCCGACCATCTGGATCGGGGTGGTGCACGTCCTGGCCGGGATCGCCCACGAGGAGACCATCGCCCCGTGGACCGTCCCGCCACAGTTGCGGACGAGCCTCACCGGCCAGGGCTGGCTGCTCGACAGTCTCGTCTACGTCGCCTTCATCGTCCTGATCTACGGCGTGGCGGTGCTCATCGGGTGGAACGCCGGCTCCCGCCGCGAGCTGCTCGACAGCTGGCGCAGGCAGGCCGAGACGGCGGGGAGTGAGCAGGCGGCGCGGGTGGCCCAGGCCCAGCTGGCCGAGCGGGCGCGGATCGCCCGCGAGATGCACGACGTGCTCGCCCACCGGCTCTCGCTGGTGGCCGTGCACGCCGGCGTCCTGGCCCACCGTCCCGACCTGTCCCAGCAGGAGCGCACCGAGGCCGCCGAGGTCGTCCGGGCCGGAGCGCACCAGGCGCTGGAGGAGCTGCGCGAGGTGCTGGGTGTGCTGCGGGACGACGCGAGGGAGCCCGAGCAGGCGCGCCCGGTCGAGGCACCGCAACCGGGGCTGAGCGGCATACCCGCGCTGGTGGCGGAGGTGACCAGCAGCGGTCAGGAGGTGCGGCTCCGCGCGGACGAGGACCTGTGGCCCCGGTCGGTCTCGCTCCCGGCCAGCACCGGCCGGCACGCCTACCGCGTCGTGCAGGAGGCGCTGACCAACGCCCGAAGGCACGCTCCGGGTAGGACGGTGACCGTGCGTATCGACGGGCGTGTCGGTGACGGCCTGACGATCGAGGTGAGCAACCCGACGCCGCCCACGGCGGAGGGTACGCTGCCGTCCGGCGGCCGCGGCCTGACCGGGATGGCCGAGCGGGTGGAGCTCGCGGGCGGACGCTTCTCGGCCGGTGTCGAGATCAGCGACTTCGTGGTGCGGGCCTGGCTGCCCTGGTCGGGCAGCGGAAAGAGGACAGGATGA
- a CDS encoding response regulator transcription factor — translation MTGGARPRVVLVDDDPLVRAGLRMMLGGPDGVDVVGEGEDGEQVLGLVEVHRPDVVLMDIRMARTDGLTATRDLLAAHPEAKVLILTTFDVDDYVMEALRAGARGFVLKDTPPDRLVAAVHEVAGGDHALSPSVAALLVRHVASEQRAGQLAGSARDRRAQLARDRLARLTERELEVARAVARGGANAQIARDLYMGVPTVKAHVSSILAKLGLANRVQVALLVHDAEELE, via the coding sequence ATGACGGGCGGCGCACGGCCACGCGTGGTGCTGGTCGACGACGATCCGCTGGTCCGGGCCGGGCTGCGGATGATGCTCGGGGGCCCCGACGGGGTCGACGTGGTCGGCGAGGGCGAGGACGGTGAGCAGGTCCTCGGGCTGGTCGAGGTCCACCGGCCCGACGTGGTCCTCATGGACATCCGGATGGCGCGCACGGACGGGCTCACCGCGACACGGGACCTGCTCGCGGCCCACCCAGAGGCCAAGGTGCTCATCCTGACGACGTTCGACGTCGACGACTACGTCATGGAGGCTCTGCGCGCCGGCGCCCGTGGGTTCGTCCTCAAGGACACCCCGCCGGACCGGCTCGTCGCGGCGGTGCACGAGGTGGCCGGCGGGGACCACGCCCTATCCCCGTCCGTGGCGGCCCTGCTGGTGCGGCATGTGGCCTCCGAGCAACGGGCGGGCCAGCTCGCCGGGTCGGCCCGCGACCGCCGGGCCCAGCTGGCCCGGGACAGGCTGGCCCGGCTCACCGAGCGCGAGCTCGAGGTCGCCCGGGCCGTGGCCCGCGGCGGGGCCAACGCCCAGATCGCCCGCGACCTCTACATGGGGGTGCCGACGGTCAAGGCACACGTCTCCAGCATCCTGGCCAAGCTGGGGCTGGCCAACCGGGTGCAGGTGGCGCTGCTGGTGCACGACGCGGAGGAGCTGGAGTAG
- a CDS encoding patatin-like phospholipase family protein has translation MTDLKPTVSGTALLFEGGGMRASYTSGMAVALLEAGLHLPWVGGISAGSSNTANYVSRDPWRARHSFTDFAADPRFGDWRTFVRGEGLFNARYIYEETSLPGQALPFDWETFTGSGAAVRIGAFNATRGEQVHWGREDLRTLRDLMVRVRASSTMPMVMPPVTIDGEVFVDGALGPAGGIPLDAARADGYERFFVVLTQERGYVKPARQRGDALVRRWFRTMPAVAEALRARPARYNSTREELWELERDGKAYLFVPQRMPVGNGERSVAALRTSHEAGLAQARQEIPAIREFLQG, from the coding sequence ATGACCGACCTGAAGCCCACCGTGAGCGGCACGGCGCTGCTCTTCGAGGGCGGGGGGATGCGGGCGTCCTACACCTCGGGGATGGCGGTGGCGCTGCTGGAGGCCGGGTTGCACCTGCCCTGGGTGGGCGGGATCTCGGCGGGCTCGAGCAACACCGCCAACTACGTCTCCCGCGACCCTTGGCGGGCCCGGCACAGCTTCACCGACTTCGCTGCCGACCCGCGCTTCGGCGACTGGCGGACGTTCGTCCGGGGAGAAGGGCTCTTCAACGCGCGCTACATCTACGAGGAGACCTCGCTGCCTGGTCAGGCACTGCCCTTCGACTGGGAGACCTTTACTGGCTCCGGCGCGGCCGTGCGGATCGGCGCCTTCAACGCCACCCGGGGGGAGCAGGTGCACTGGGGCCGGGAGGACCTGCGCACCCTGCGCGACCTCATGGTCCGGGTCCGGGCCTCCTCGACGATGCCGATGGTCATGCCGCCGGTGACGATCGACGGTGAGGTCTTCGTGGACGGGGCCCTCGGCCCGGCAGGCGGCATCCCCCTGGACGCGGCCCGGGCGGACGGCTACGAGAGGTTCTTCGTGGTGCTCACCCAGGAGCGCGGTTACGTCAAACCCGCCCGGCAACGGGGTGACGCCCTCGTCCGGCGCTGGTTCCGCACGATGCCAGCGGTCGCAGAGGCACTGCGGGCACGCCCGGCCCGCTACAACTCCACCCGCGAGGAGCTGTGGGAGCTCGAGCGGGACGGGAAGGCCTACCTCTTCGTGCCCCAACGCATGCCCGTCGGCAACGGCGAGCGCTCCGTGGCCGCGCTTCGGACCAGCCACGAGGCCGGCCTGGCCCAGGCCCGGCAGGAGATCCCGGCGATCCGGGAGTTCCTGCAGGGCTGA
- a CDS encoding SIR2 family NAD-dependent protein deacylase, translating to MTDDLAVPPRVLDLARDARRVCVLTGAGMSAESGLPTFRDVQVGLWEAHDPMELATAEAWAEDPGHVWAWYAWRADLVRRSEPNAGHRALTDWQQRPDVSLSVVTQNVDDLHERAGSEMLAHVHGSLFALRCSSCGRPSEADYPSVPEPVGHLEPPVCERCEGLVRPGVVWFGEALPQEEFFAGVEAAQTADLVLVVGTSGLVHPAATIPHLAGARGVPVVEINPAETEVSEAADVTWRATAATALPALVAQLEGGAPV from the coding sequence ATGACTGACGACCTCGCGGTGCCGCCCCGCGTCCTCGACCTGGCCCGGGATGCCCGCCGGGTGTGTGTGCTGACCGGCGCCGGGATGTCAGCCGAGTCGGGGCTGCCCACGTTCCGAGACGTCCAGGTCGGTCTCTGGGAGGCCCACGACCCGATGGAGCTGGCCACCGCTGAGGCATGGGCGGAAGACCCCGGGCACGTGTGGGCGTGGTACGCCTGGCGGGCCGACCTGGTCCGCCGTTCCGAGCCCAACGCCGGGCACCGGGCCCTCACCGACTGGCAGCAGCGTCCCGATGTCTCCCTTTCTGTCGTGACGCAGAACGTCGACGACCTGCACGAGCGGGCCGGGAGCGAAATGCTCGCCCACGTGCACGGCAGCCTGTTCGCGCTGCGCTGCAGCAGCTGCGGACGGCCGAGCGAGGCGGACTACCCGTCGGTGCCCGAGCCCGTGGGGCACCTGGAGCCGCCGGTGTGCGAGCGGTGCGAGGGCCTGGTGCGGCCGGGCGTCGTCTGGTTCGGCGAGGCGCTGCCGCAGGAGGAGTTCTTCGCCGGCGTCGAGGCCGCGCAGACCGCCGACCTGGTGCTGGTGGTCGGCACCTCCGGCCTGGTGCACCCGGCCGCCACGATCCCGCACCTCGCCGGTGCCCGCGGCGTGCCGGTCGTCGAGATCAATCCCGCCGAGACCGAGGTCAGCGAGGCCGCCGACGTGACCTGGCGGGCCACCGCGGCGACCGCCCTGCCGGCCCTGGTCGCCCAACTGGAGGGCGGAGCACCCGTCTGA
- a CDS encoding DUF998 domain-containing protein, which translates to MGWTTSATGEEDPMPYGIGALGAALFVLVFLIDGATRPGYSPTRHTVSALALGPRGWLQRANFVLCGAAITGSAVRLLTSGDHQMLGLVLTIFGLGLVVSVVPMDPMRSYPPGTPDRDPTEFSVAHAVHDVAGAAVFFALPVIAVVSAFTLPGTAWTVGAVLVLIVLMVALIAFQRAWEQDSPTTGTAQRAVLVPGLLWVAAVFASFA; encoded by the coding sequence GTGGGGTGGACCACATCGGCAACCGGAGAAGAGGACCCCATGCCCTACGGGATCGGCGCGCTCGGCGCCGCGCTCTTTGTCCTCGTCTTCCTCATCGACGGGGCGACCCGGCCGGGCTACTCGCCAACCCGGCACACGGTCAGCGCGCTGGCACTGGGGCCCCGCGGTTGGCTGCAGCGCGCCAACTTCGTGCTGTGCGGCGCAGCGATCACTGGCAGCGCCGTGCGGCTGCTCACCTCCGGCGACCACCAGATGTTGGGCCTGGTGCTGACCATCTTCGGGCTGGGCCTGGTCGTCTCTGTCGTCCCCATGGACCCGATGCGTAGCTATCCGCCGGGCACTCCGGATCGGGACCCGACAGAGTTCTCCGTCGCCCACGCGGTGCACGACGTGGCCGGGGCGGCGGTGTTCTTCGCCCTGCCGGTCATCGCGGTTGTCTCTGCCTTCACGCTGCCCGGGACTGCGTGGACCGTCGGTGCTGTCCTGGTCCTAATCGTGCTCATGGTGGCGCTGATCGCTTTCCAGCGGGCGTGGGAGCAGGACTCCCCTACCACGGGCACCGCCCAGCGGGCCGTCCTCGTGCCGGGCCTGCTCTGGGTGGCCGCGGTCTTCGCCTCCTTCGCCTGA
- a CDS encoding ATP-binding protein, translating into MPTRNPFRPSFGVSPRVLAGRGGLIDDFDLALDEGPGSPMRSVLVSGARGIGKTVVLGELEDRARSHGWLVLRLPEGPRLVTELEETVLPSLLTEHDPEAVQRRVTGGGLSPLGSVSTEVTERFPITESLTRMLARLAGIVGRRGAGLLLTLDEVQAAPPDDLARLASAYQHLVRDDEEVALAAAGLPIGIDALLEQPGTTFLRRAERIHLEPLSDDQVAEAAVATVRDAGRVISPEAVQELVRIAHGYPYLLQLVGYHAWRAAGRDEVITLADVRGTLPVVVERMGRLVHAPALRGVPPGQRAYLQAMAQDDGPSSTGQIAERLGVTKGNQNMQRTRLIDRELIVPAGHGLVDFALPYLREHLRATST; encoded by the coding sequence GTGCCGACCCGCAACCCGTTTCGCCCCAGCTTCGGGGTGAGCCCGCGTGTCCTGGCCGGCCGCGGCGGGCTGATCGACGACTTCGACCTGGCCCTCGACGAGGGCCCGGGCTCGCCGATGCGGTCGGTGCTGGTCAGCGGAGCAAGGGGCATCGGCAAGACGGTGGTGCTGGGGGAGCTGGAAGACCGGGCCCGTAGCCACGGGTGGCTGGTCCTGCGGCTGCCGGAGGGCCCACGGTTGGTCACCGAGCTGGAGGAGACCGTCCTGCCCTCGCTGCTGACCGAGCACGACCCGGAGGCGGTGCAGCGCCGGGTGACAGGCGGAGGGCTCAGCCCACTGGGCAGTGTCTCCACCGAGGTCACCGAGCGGTTCCCGATCACCGAGTCGCTGACCCGGATGCTGGCACGGCTGGCCGGGATCGTCGGCCGCCGGGGGGCTGGCTTGCTGCTTACCCTGGACGAGGTGCAGGCCGCGCCTCCGGACGACCTGGCCCGCCTGGCCTCGGCATACCAGCACCTGGTCCGCGACGACGAGGAGGTGGCGCTCGCCGCGGCCGGGCTCCCGATCGGCATCGACGCCCTGCTCGAGCAGCCGGGCACCACCTTCTTGCGGCGCGCGGAGCGGATCCACCTGGAGCCGCTCTCCGATGACCAGGTCGCCGAGGCCGCAGTGGCGACGGTGCGTGACGCGGGCCGGGTGATCAGCCCGGAGGCGGTCCAGGAGCTGGTCCGGATCGCCCACGGCTACCCCTATCTGCTGCAGCTGGTCGGCTACCACGCCTGGCGGGCTGCGGGCAGGGACGAGGTGATCACCCTCGCCGACGTGCGGGGGACCCTGCCCGTGGTGGTGGAGCGGATGGGCCGGCTGGTGCACGCACCGGCGCTGCGCGGGGTGCCGCCCGGCCAGCGCGCCTACCTGCAGGCAATGGCGCAGGACGACGGACCGTCCTCGACCGGCCAGATCGCCGAGCGGCTCGGGGTGACCAAGGGCAACCAGAACATGCAGCGCACCCGGCTGATCGACCGCGAGCTCATCGTCCCCGCTGGTCACGGGCTGGTCGACTTCGCCCTGCCCTACCTGCGTGAGCACCTGCGGGCAACGTCCACGTGA
- a CDS encoding MFS transporter — MTATTAATRIPIPREIWILVGAAFVIAIGFGIVSPVLPAFARSFDVGVTAASVIVSAFAFFRLVFAPVGGALVERLGERPVYLTGLIVVALSSLAAAFAQSYWQLLAFRGLGGIGSTMFTISAMALLVRLAPPSARGRVSSAYGSAFLIGGMAGPLLGGLVAQWGMRAPFVLYAVLLLVAAAVVAIGLGGARLRPAPNAADRPAMTLGEAWEHQAYRAVLVSAVANGWSNFGVRMALLPLLAAAVLDEPWVAGVVLAVGAVGTAVTLQFSGRLSDRVGRRPPILVGLLVLGVSMGSMGVVTSDGVPASAGLALLLALSLVSGVGAGLVNPSQQATVADIIGHERSGGRVLSTFQMAQDVGAIVGPILVGLVADTLGFGAAFATTGVVCLLAMLPWLRAPEPLVQPDEG, encoded by the coding sequence GTGACCGCGACCACCGCCGCCACGCGCATCCCGATCCCGCGCGAGATCTGGATCCTCGTCGGGGCCGCCTTCGTCATCGCGATCGGCTTTGGCATCGTCTCGCCGGTGCTCCCGGCCTTCGCCCGGTCCTTCGATGTCGGGGTCACCGCGGCCTCCGTCATCGTCTCGGCCTTTGCCTTCTTCCGCCTGGTCTTCGCCCCCGTCGGAGGCGCCCTGGTCGAGCGTCTGGGCGAGCGGCCGGTCTACCTCACCGGGCTGATCGTCGTCGCCCTGTCCTCGCTGGCCGCAGCGTTCGCGCAGTCCTACTGGCAGCTGCTTGCCTTCCGCGGGCTCGGCGGCATCGGGTCCACGATGTTCACCATCTCGGCCATGGCCCTGCTGGTCCGGCTGGCGCCGCCGAGCGCCCGTGGCCGGGTCTCCTCGGCGTACGGCTCGGCCTTCCTCATCGGCGGCATGGCCGGCCCGTTGCTCGGTGGACTCGTCGCCCAGTGGGGGATGCGCGCCCCCTTCGTCCTGTATGCCGTCCTTCTGCTGGTCGCCGCTGCCGTCGTGGCCATCGGGCTGGGCGGGGCCCGGCTGCGTCCGGCCCCCAATGCCGCGGACCGGCCGGCGATGACGTTGGGCGAGGCCTGGGAGCACCAGGCCTACCGGGCGGTGCTCGTCTCTGCCGTGGCCAACGGGTGGAGCAACTTCGGGGTGCGGATGGCCCTGTTGCCGCTGCTGGCGGCGGCGGTCCTCGACGAGCCTTGGGTCGCCGGCGTGGTGCTCGCAGTCGGCGCGGTGGGGACCGCGGTCACCCTGCAGTTCTCCGGACGGCTGTCCGACCGGGTGGGCCGGCGCCCCCCGATCCTGGTCGGCCTCCTGGTGCTCGGTGTCTCGATGGGCTCGATGGGGGTCGTCACCTCCGACGGGGTCCCGGCCTCCGCGGGTCTGGCTCTGCTGCTGGCTCTGTCGCTGGTCTCGGGCGTGGGTGCTGGCCTGGTCAACCCCTCCCAGCAGGCCACCGTCGCCGACATCATCGGCCACGAACGCAGCGGCGGCCGGGTGCTCTCGACCTTCCAGATGGCCCAGGATGTGGGGGCCATCGTGGGCCCGATCCTGGTGGGCCTGGTCGCTGACACGCTCGGCTTCGGCGCGGCGTTCGCGACGACCGGGGTGGTCTGCCTGCTGGCCATGCTGCCGTGGCTGCGGGCGCCGGAGCCGCTGGTGCAGCCAGACGAGGGCTGA
- a CDS encoding ribonuclease E inhibitor RraB, giving the protein MHPGSEHLIILPERDIAEAIAEELREEGFEHVRVVREAARNQEHGEDDLEVEWAVYVLDPRLPDIAGGGAYEGLRERFVELAQEHGGWYDEPGDPRPPQG; this is encoded by the coding sequence ATGCACCCGGGCAGCGAGCACCTCATCATCCTGCCCGAACGGGACATCGCCGAGGCGATCGCGGAGGAGCTGCGCGAGGAGGGTTTTGAGCACGTGCGGGTCGTTCGGGAGGCGGCGCGCAACCAAGAGCACGGGGAGGACGACCTGGAGGTTGAGTGGGCGGTCTACGTGCTCGACCCCCGGCTACCGGACATTGCGGGCGGGGGTGCATACGAGGGCCTGCGCGAGCGGTTCGTGGAGCTGGCCCAGGAGCACGGCGGGTGGTATGACGAGCCGGGCGACCCCCGGCCACCTCAGGGCTGA
- a CDS encoding CYTH and CHAD domain-containing protein, translating to MADPHNHPVLQLEREQKFDLEPDAPLPDLDGLLRSGASRVRRLRAVYLDTPDLLLIRQRITLRRREGGGDEGWHLKLPAQEGSSQEGSGEEGSVRWELHAPLTDGPGRWRVPPGHVEAVAERLGEVWTDRPDAERGLVPVAILRTHRTEVDLLDDEGRVAAVLCDDVVQAEPAGHRWRELEVELVGDHGSQDDLLGRIAEHLAVQGVRPANFPSKLSRALGDRPQRAQQGLPPDAEGPAADVVLAHLAEQVAVILGREATLREDGPASVHKTRVATRRLRSALRTFRRLLDREVTDPLRQEVKWYAEVLGAPRDAEVMRAAVLADLAELPSGLVLGPVADRVREELDGEHARAHAALVEVLDGPRYAALVDQLVDLLADPPWRGRAERPAAKILLPLVAQAVGRVEAEWQDLREAEEAAASGDTAGLDLDDRMHRLHEIRKRAKAARYAHEAVAPSFGQDAAALAAAWEKATEALGVVQDSVVGEERLRRLTLAAREAGDPDFTYGVLVGRQLGVRGPMLKAGEGAVKAALQREQDLAGE from the coding sequence ATGGCCGACCCACATAACCACCCCGTCCTCCAACTGGAGCGGGAGCAGAAGTTCGACCTCGAGCCGGACGCACCGCTGCCAGACCTCGACGGGCTGCTCAGGTCTGGGGCCAGCCGCGTCCGCCGGCTGCGCGCCGTCTACCTGGACACCCCCGACCTGCTGTTGATCAGGCAGCGGATCACCCTGCGGCGCAGGGAGGGCGGGGGCGACGAGGGCTGGCACCTCAAGCTGCCGGCCCAGGAGGGATCGAGCCAGGAAGGGTCGGGCGAGGAAGGGTCGGTCCGTTGGGAGCTGCACGCCCCGCTAACCGACGGGCCCGGACGCTGGCGGGTGCCGCCGGGCCACGTCGAGGCCGTCGCCGAACGTCTGGGGGAGGTCTGGACCGACCGGCCCGATGCGGAACGTGGGCTGGTCCCGGTCGCCATCCTGCGCACCCATCGCACCGAGGTCGACCTGCTCGACGACGAGGGTCGGGTCGCCGCGGTGCTCTGCGATGACGTGGTGCAGGCCGAGCCGGCGGGGCACCGATGGCGCGAGCTCGAGGTGGAGCTGGTGGGCGACCACGGCAGCCAGGACGACCTGCTGGGCAGGATCGCCGAGCACCTCGCCGTCCAGGGCGTACGTCCTGCAAACTTCCCGTCCAAACTGAGCCGCGCGCTGGGCGACAGGCCGCAACGGGCCCAGCAGGGTCTGCCGCCGGACGCGGAAGGTCCTGCGGCCGACGTGGTCCTGGCCCACCTTGCCGAGCAGGTGGCCGTGATCCTAGGGCGGGAGGCGACCCTGCGGGAGGACGGGCCGGCCTCGGTGCACAAGACGAGGGTCGCCACCCGCCGGCTCCGCAGCGCCCTGCGCACCTTTCGTCGGCTCCTGGACCGGGAGGTCACTGACCCGCTGCGGCAGGAGGTCAAGTGGTACGCCGAGGTGCTGGGCGCCCCGCGGGACGCCGAGGTGATGCGGGCGGCGGTCCTGGCCGACCTCGCCGAGCTACCCTCCGGCCTGGTGCTGGGCCCGGTCGCGGACCGGGTGCGAGAGGAGCTGGACGGGGAGCACGCCCGGGCGCACGCCGCCCTGGTCGAGGTGCTGGACGGACCCCGGTATGCCGCGCTGGTCGACCAGCTCGTCGACCTCCTGGCAGACCCGCCGTGGCGCGGCCGCGCCGAGCGACCCGCGGCGAAAATCCTGCTGCCGCTGGTCGCCCAGGCCGTCGGTCGCGTCGAAGCAGAGTGGCAGGACCTGCGTGAGGCTGAGGAGGCCGCCGCCTCGGGCGACACGGCGGGCCTTGATCTGGACGACCGGATGCACCGGCTGCACGAGATCCGCAAGCGGGCCAAGGCGGCCCGCTACGCCCACGAGGCGGTGGCGCCGTCCTTCGGCCAGGACGCCGCAGCCCTTGCGGCGGCGTGGGAGAAGGCCACCGAGGCCCTGGGCGTGGTCCAGGACAGTGTGGTCGGTGAGGAGCGGCTGCGGCGGCTGACTCTCGCGGCGCGCGAGGCGGGCGACCCGGACTTCACCTATGGCGTCCTCGTCGGCCGCCAGCTCGGGGTGCGCGGGCCGATGCTGAAGGCGGGGGAGGGTGCGGTCAAGGCGGCGCTGCAGCGCGAGCAGGATCTCGCCGGAGAGTGA
- a CDS encoding O-acetyl-ADP-ribose deacetylase, protein MQLTCHLGDLTVQAVDAIVNAANSSLLGGGGVDGAIHAAAGPQLLQECRAVRADRFPDGLPVGEAVATGAGHLPARWVIHTVGPNRHRGQTEPGLLASCFRRSLEVAEEVGAETVAFPAVSAGIYGWDPATVADVAVATVREWAKDRPEAAVKEVRFVLFSPPILRDFERALATEG, encoded by the coding sequence ATGCAGCTCACCTGCCACCTGGGCGACCTCACCGTGCAGGCCGTGGACGCGATCGTCAACGCGGCCAACTCCTCGCTTCTGGGCGGGGGCGGCGTCGACGGCGCGATCCACGCCGCGGCCGGACCGCAGCTGTTGCAGGAGTGCCGCGCGGTCCGGGCCGACCGCTTCCCCGACGGGCTCCCGGTCGGGGAGGCCGTGGCCACCGGCGCGGGGCATCTGCCCGCCCGTTGGGTCATCCACACGGTGGGCCCGAACCGGCACCGCGGCCAGACTGAACCGGGCCTGCTGGCCTCCTGCTTCCGCCGCAGCCTCGAGGTCGCCGAGGAGGTGGGCGCCGAGACGGTGGCCTTCCCGGCGGTGAGCGCCGGGATCTACGGCTGGGACCCCGCGACGGTTGCCGACGTGGCGGTGGCGACCGTGCGGGAGTGGGCCAAGGACAGGCCGGAGGCGGCAGTGAAAGAGGTGCGGTTCGTGCTCTTCAGCCCGCCGATCCTGCGCGACTTCGAGCGCGCCCTGGCGACCGAGGGCTGA